One window of Apteryx mantelli isolate bAptMan1 chromosome 8, bAptMan1.hap1, whole genome shotgun sequence genomic DNA carries:
- the ARTN gene encoding artemin, protein MEQRAGAPEPRPAAPAAHPRPKEGTRWGVLAILSLLAGLATGALQTRHRNETLEAAPTPGGTVTASPGAEDGVEIPLATAWSRLHGDNVTTGDAELGDDLLLRAERSPPGAGKAKKAARKPSRGARGRNCHIRNLMVKVRDLGLGFNSDEIVLFKYCSGSCHRARSNYDLTLGSLLRQQLITPGPQERVLSHPCCRPTRYEAVSFMDVQNTWQTVEKLSAAECSCIG, encoded by the exons ATGGAGCAGCGAGCGGGGGCACCGGAGCCCAGACCTGCAGCACCCGCCGCCCACCCGCGGCCCAAG GAGGGGACGCGCTGGGGGGTCCTGGCCATCCTCTCGCTGCTGGCCGGGCTGGCCACGGGCGCCCTGCAGACCCGGCACCGCAACGAGACCCTGGAGGCGGCCCCCACGCCGGGGGGCACAGTCACTGCCAGCCCCGGAGCGGAGGACGGCGTGGAGATACCCCTCGCCACTGCCTGGAGCCGGCTGCACG GGGACAACGTGACGACGGGCGACGCGGAGCTGGGCGACGACCTGCTGCTGCGGGCCGAGCGCTCACCACCGGGCGCCGGCAAGGCCAAGAAGGCAGCGCGGAAACCGTCGCGGGGCGCCCGCGGGCGCAACTGCCACATCCGCAACCTGATGGTGAAGGTGCGCGACCTGGGCCTGGGCTTCAACTCGGACGAGATCGTGCTCTTCAAGTACTGCAGCGGGTCGTGCCACCGGGCGCGCAGCAACTATGACCTGacgctgggcagcctgctgcgGCAGCAGCTCATCACCCCGGGGCCGCAGGAGCGCGTGCTCAGCCACCCCTGCTGCCGGCCCACCCGCTACGAGGCCGTGTCCTTCATGGACGTGCAGAACACGTGGC